TGGTCTTTTATAGCTTTTCATTTGcaaacggtgacctatagttttaacAGAGCTTCTAGTTTAATCTGCTTTTACCATCATGTTTGTTAAGTGGGAGAAGTGGACGGATACTTCTAAAAAAAGGGAGATGGTGGAGATGGGTGGCAATAGTAATAGGTTAAACATTTTGTGCTGGTCTCCGACAAATCATTTGACATgcaaataattgttttcaaacaGTTGGCTTAGAGGACGTAAATAGTTTGTCGTACTATCAGGGCCTTTCCGAAATGAGGGGGTTCTTGTCATTGTCCTCTTATTCCCTGTTCCTCTGCTTATGACTATacaataaatattgtaaatgtttttctTTGGAATTCCATATCTTTGCCATATTTCATTTTGATTAGTCTGATTCTAAGAATTTCGTTAATATGGTTCGATATGCATAGAAGATAATGTAATGTATGTTGCTTTCGGTAGCACAAATGGTAAGAATAAATGTTTGAGGAAGAAATATTGTCGTTGATAGTGTATATGATGGGAACCACAAGACTTCCTTTCCACCAAAGAGCTCCTGGGTTCACCACTTGTTATTTATGAGGATCAAATTGGTCAGTATTTACTTTTACTTCAATTGTATCAGTTGTGCTTAGACTTTTCTTTAGAGGGAAACATGTgaatttttcatcattttcaagctggttatttattttttatcttccTACTATCTTtacttaaaatatcaatatacCTCTAAAAgtcttaaacaaatatgtattagGCGAGGCACATCTGCGTCCATTAACATAACactttctgttttttgttttgtttcattaatCCAATGTACATATCTTTTCTCTCTTTTATTAATTGGTGAATTTTCAAGGGCGGTTAACAGAGTctttgtgtctaatccatttacCATAAGAAATGAACTCACTGAAAAGGAAAATCATTGTaccattttattataaaatcatgAAATGACATCATTATACTTacttatattgttatattttaaatgaaagtgaCATAATTAAAAAGATAAGATCCTTTTCAACGATCAATATCAGAagtataagttatatatatagcACGCCTTTTACGAATTAAACTTATTAAACTCACGAAAAGCGTATGTAGCGCTTTTTATCTTTGAAGAGAAACGTGTAAAACAATCGCTTCATTAATGAGCGCAAATGTAGACAATATGAAGATGAAAAAAAAGTCGAGTTCCCTAAATTGTTTTCTAAATTGGGGAAATATCAAAAACAACTTGAATactcaattaaaaacaatttaacatCAATTTTCATATATCTCACTGaccaatttttgaataaaaaacaatcaaatacaaTCTTCTTtataagaacattatttataaagTGGAAAATACAAGAGACAAAATGGAATAAGCAGTATGTTTAAACAATGAACATAAAATGTCACTTGCTGTATCAGGATAGGACCACACACAATAACATCTTCGTGACAAACAAGTCCTGTGAAAAAATAGCCAAATTCGTATATGGTCAATTTTTCCTAAGCGAGTTGGAACATTAATTTCTTAATAAAATTGAACGCCAAGGTCTAATATAACAAGGATATATGAGACCTAGGACCTGAGGATATGCATATTTCATAAACCATTATTAATAAGGTAAGATTGTTTCAttgttattttatacttttatttagGCAAACAACACCGCTACGTACCTGTACTGTCACTAAATACACGTTCAACATTCTGAATGGCTTTAAGAAGAATGTCTTGTACAAGATCTTGTCGCCTTTTAGTGGAACAAATTTGAactaagtaaaataaaataaaacataaaatttgtttgcatgATCATTTATGTATTACTAGTACCTAATGTACATTATGATGCAGTAAATAATTACATTTGCATTCTTAAAACAAACATTAGCATTGTTCGTCCGTTTCAATAATTAACTGATTTATAATAGGTAATTTCATCAATGCTTTAATcactaaaatgaaacaaaaaatctctgttaCGCAGAATTGTTTAGGTTTGCAATGATGGACATTACCGTTGAAGTGTGCTAGAAATTATGGACATTTAATATGTCATAAGATGTTAAACCTaaaaatatttacagatttcttcatatttttttgggAGATTCGCGTGGCTTCTCCAATATTTAATTGTGTAAATTTGTGATGCAAGTTAGTGATAGAAATTGTTTGCCTGATGGAGTTTTGTGCGATTGTGCataatatgttattttttcatcaatacatttcttttcattgtaTTAGAATACACAATGTATGATATGCTACATTACTAGTTATCAAAATGATGTGCAACCGCGTATGTGATGGACACGGTGATGACTGCGgtatccctattttgacaattttacctattatgtctgttttgttcacgcatcgttttaagtataatggaatttgatgcgactgtcataaaagtgagaggtttagcgctataaaaccaggttcaatccaccattttctacatttgaaaattcctgtacaaagtcaggattatgacagttgttgtccgttcgttcgtgtgttttatcatttgattttattatggactttccgttttgaattttcctctgagttcacggtttttgtgattttacttttgtaaaAATTGCATATGCAtagataataaatattttggaaaaGAATAAGATAGTTATAAGTATACGATTCCGTTGTATTATAGTACAGTTCTAATATAGCATTACAATAATGTTGTATAGACACAATCAAAGTATACCGTTTGTAGGTGTTGATGAATATTCCAACAGTTCTTGTTCATGTTTTCTGACAACCGACAGCTTAGAAACATCTAGGTTTGCCATTAAGCTTTGCAAATGTTGAACAGCAGAAAATCCGTCGTCTGCCCTATTCGTTCCTGGCGAGGCAGTCAGACCTAGAACCTGAAATGTTCAGTGTAATAGTCAAGTTAAAACCTAATGGAAAAGGTTGGTTCTGGGGTACTTTCTTTGTGTAATAATCTATTATATTTTGACCATATGTATGTAACGAACTTACGAAGTCAACATTTTTAGACTTGTGTTCAGTTACTAGACATGTTAGCTAAATGATAATCGTTGACAATTAAAAGTGGAAAGTCTAGAGTTGAGTTATTCAAGTAAATGATCATCTCAGAAATACTaatctaacatgtctaattaaTGATATTCTAGGCACATCCAATAGCTTTGCTAGCATTTCGTACAATAAACATATCAACATTGGTAAAGATAGAAAATCTTTGTAATATGAGAAATGTTTggattgttaaattttttttgtcataGATATGTTGGTCGATTGATATTGCATAATGTCCAATTTGACGAATTTAACAGTCTTTAATCGATTGTTTGGCGTGGTTCGAATGTGGAATCACCACATAGGATTTGAAGTGTTTTAAGTAACACGAAGGGTGCAACAAGTGAAGCATGATTTATAATCCTTCCAGAAGCATCTTATATAACCCCCAGACTTGTTTTTGGTTCGTGTAGGTcagtctttattttatttttaatatgtcGTGTTCTAGTGGCTGTTtatctttggtcgggtttttttCATTGCGTTGTCAATGTGTTATCTGCCGCCTTTCATTCAATTACCATGCGAAAGATAAAACATGCGTGAAAGGATACTTGTTTTCCCTATTTACATTTTTGAATATCTAATATAAAATTGTGATTCTGTTTTTACCGGGAAGGGTGGGGATAAAAAGCATTGCGAAATTGACATGTTCATAAATCTAATTTCCTGGAAAGAACAATTGATGTACCATTATCaagaagaagagaaaaaaaacttcaatacTATCTTAATATGtcttaaataaatacaaaatggcATACCTATACAAGTTTAAATAACAGTTGGTCGTCCCTCCGAAAACATGTCATCCCGTGACTAAGCGTAAGTCgatgattatttttataaaaaaacaagcTTGGACTACTATACTAACAAAAAATTAATTCTCATTTAAAACTTCGCTTGTACTTTTACAAATGAATTCATGATGGACCCGGAAACACCATTTTGTAACTCATTGTCTTCTTTGCATTTTACCCTATTCATTAAATCCAGATTTTTcacttattattttaaaatagctGACAATTGTTGATATAACAGGTAATTCTCAATGCATTGTTTTTGTGTCAAACGTCTTCAAACAATCACCACTGTAATAGTACTACCgtgaatataaattttaattcacCAATTCTAATTTAACAAACCTGTGGGATTTTCCCGGATTTCGTTTCAAACTTGTGTCTTCTGTAGTAGTTCATGATTTGATGGAAAGCATTTCGTCCCATCACATGGTGACATTCGTCCAGAATAATCAGCGTCAGAAGATCCATCGAGATTTTATTTTTCGACTTTTCGTCCAGGTGATTACAAAGTGATTGTGGAGTACAGAAGAATAAAGATACACGTTGTATTATGGTTGGAAAGGAGTCACATTCAGCCTCTAAACTTGCGTCCCATTTATAAATCTTTCCCTAAAATGTTAAATGTGCTACCATATTAAATAAAGAGATTACTGCATTACACAAATTTTATTTCTCATAATCAAAATATCGTCACATGACTTATTTCTCATTATCAAAATATCGTCAAATGATTTATTTCTCATTATCAAAATATCGCCACATGACTTATTTCTTATAATCAAAATATCGTCACATGACTTATTTCTCATAGTCAAAATATCGTCACATGACTTATTTCTCATAATCAAAATATCGTCACATGACTTATTTCTCAAAATCGAAATATCGTCACATGACTTATTTCTCATTATCaaaatatcgtaacatgacttATTTTTAATTGATGCATTAGTATATTCTACGAAAATAATCAATCAGACGAGCCACTCTATGTGTATTGGTATTtcctaaaacatgtaaaaatggtAAGTTCTACAATGCTTGCAATTCAAATGTTACAATTAACCAATATGAGATACAACTCTTATCTTCGATTGTCGATACCTGGATATTTAGGTCTGTAAAAGTCCTGCATGCTCTGTTGTACTGCTGTTCTAACAGAACATTGGTCTTGTTTATGAAAACAACTTTACCTACAATAGGAAAAGGCATTCTATATGTTAGGAAAACATTTAGCCAAATCTGAATTTCACAACGTACAGAATGATACTAATAAACATTTAAGCTATACTTGGTTTATCATGTTCATTCAGTTGTGTAATAATAGGAATAAGATATTCATTCCATTCAAAACTAAATTTGCGCTTTAGATAATataatttaactgtctcgagtcgAGATATATGGTAACACACTTTTTGCAGTGATGGAATATATAGATCTTACCGTTCGGGTATTTGATCAGATGGTCTTCAATTATATGGTAAGCAACATAAGTCTTTCCTGCATTGGTTCCAGCGCATATAATAGTGTTTTGACCTGACACAGCAATCTCGACAAGCTCTTCTTGATATTTTCGTAGTTCAATTAAACTTGGTTTCCTTTCTATAAGTTAAAGCagaaaacaatattattttttacttattgCAGAGCAATATTGACAGAAAAATATCAATCTTCAAAACTCGAAGCAAGCCATAATCATATcattttgtgttattgtttttgttgttgtttaactTCTAGGGAGTTTTATATCAGTGACATGCTTGTTGGCATATATTCCACATACCCTCAGCTAGTGATGGAATTGAAGTCATCTGTTtttcggacgccatcacgagttgtttgaccaTTATAAAATGTCTGTGTAACAGATGATCACTGATATGTTCTACTTGTTATAACCACAGCCCCGTCCTCTATTCTTCGAAAATGACATCACCTAAATACATCTTTCACCTAAGGTAAATTTGCTatagcaacatgacgggtgcaaCATGTAGAACAGGATCTGTTTATCCTTCTGAAGTACTAGAGATCAacccagatttattttttttatttttttttaggaggGGGCATTTTGTGTTGCTCATCTTCACTTTTCTATGTTGGAAATTCATAGACTGTTGTTTGTCGGTGTTTGCGTTTTTACCATGCTTTTGTGATTTCGACTGCATAATGAgtttaaatatttctttcttttcttccCCCCTTTGTCTCCTGcataataaatgataataaattaataatgataCCACCTGTGATAGAAAGGACACAGCTACTTGTTTTACTCCCAAGTTTAAGTGTATATGTACCACTATCTTCATCGGTAGATTCTGAAATGACAAGCTTGTAGACCTCGACATGTATATCATCGATTATATCACTTAAACATTCCTGTCCTCTTTTCCTGTCGTATACAATTTCTTCGTCATTCCTCAACCATTCTGCTTTATACTTTGACCCGCTTACAATACATTGCAAGGTCACTGTATTGCCTTCCACACATGTTGTCTCCTGCAAAGTTTTGATGAAAACAActgcaaaacaaaaaaagttaaataatggAGCGTGAACTGATCTGAACCTTTCTGAGGAACTGAGGTCTGCCCGTTTTTTGGTGGATCTGCTTTGATCAATATTAGTTCCGTAGTATAGTGTGGGGATCTtaaatttgtttttctcgtgatattgtttttatatctattttaactaGGAGTATTTTCTGGAGGGAGTAACAcagtacaacaacaaaaaaactactATTACAAGAAATATTTTCTATCCACGTggacacaaaaataaaataaaaaagataacattAGTGTATCTGACCCTGCTTTTTTCGAATTACATTGATTCGGAACCCTCAAAACCAAAAATATGGAGGTCAAGAATGTATAAGTAATTGTTGTCAAATATTGCAACAGTATTACATACAATTcaatttgtgaaataaaaacctaaaaattaaaaaaaaaaaaacgaaacattGTAATACTTACCGTTTGCAGTATCTTGCTTTTCTGATATACCCATGGCtgtacaacaaaaataaacaatgtttttatAAGGTCTTTATTGGTGACAGTGTGAAAATACAATTTTCGTTTCATTGGTAAAGAAAGTACCCTGGCGCATTTGTTTTTGCAGTTGATGTTCTGCTCTTTTGCTCCAAATAGGGTATCACGTACCGTGAATTCAAGGAAAATATGTGTTGTATTATAATGTCTACATTGTGAATACCGGTattataaggcagcaaccatttgattttctgggggggggctatggtttttttttctggacaaattttttttttcgcctgtggcgaaaaacaatctatttttttcgcgacaagtcgaaaacaatttttttctttcaagtttagcattacatatagtggcagctgagggtgaaacaaacaatttttttttctcagaatcaaaaacaaattatttttttctccaaaaactggaaacaaacttttttttccaaaaaaaaccatagcccccccccccccagaaaatcaaatggttgctgcctaatggctttgtcttttcttgtttttagATTTCTTGTATTATTCTATGAGTTTCGGTACCGTTTTCTTTGGAATCgtaatcatataaaaataaaatactagcAGATTAGATACACATTGAACACGGTATTAATTCATAAAATTAGCATGCAGTCCTTTGAATAGAGTATGAAAAGTATCGCAAAATGTGAATTGTATAATTCTGTCGTTATCGTGTGTAAAAGCACGATTTGTATCAAGAATGGCCATtatcaattataataaaaaaaaatatagacagtGTGGCAGGATTGACTTTGAGACAATTCTCTGCTGATGCATAATGTCTAGTTGTTAGAGGTCATAGAGCATTCAATGAGTAAAATGGATAAGAAATTAAATCAATATTCTATTTACCTAATATGTATCTATTACGATTTCAATGAAGAACCTTGCCGCTTAAGTCTGAGTCCATAATTTTCAGGTTTTCAATATCAACTCGGATCTGCCGTTCGACGGCCATAAAATTTCTAAAGCAAACTTACCCGCAAGGTGCTCCTTTAATTGTGAAATCTGTTCTTCATAGTCATTACCTCTGCTTCGCCATTCTTCAATTTCTTTCAAGTATTTTCGTTCAGTATCCTCATCCATATTGCAAATTCGCAAATCTTCGACCTCCAAAACAAATTCATTGTTCTTTTTATTACACATGCCTTGTAATCTGCTTGCAATTGATCCAAATTCATCAAAATATTCATGCAATTCCTGATCGCTGACCTCTGTGTTTCCTCTGTGTATTATCTTATTTCTCCTTCTACGACATCTTTCTAGGTCATCACCTGTCTTCATTTGATGAGGCTGAGGGTCGGTTCTAGAATCCCACCCATGAGTTGGTTCTAGTGTAGAATAATGAATGTTTCGCAGAATTGTATAAATCAATGGAATATCAAAATTCTTGTAAGATTCTGTGGTTACCGCTTCTTTAATTTTTGTCCAGTCTGATGATTTTAGACGGCATAATAGATAACGATTTGTATTACAACTGTAATCAATATTTTTAGGGTTTTCATAATATAATAAAACTTCCTGTAGAAATCTGGGTATCAGATCTTGTGCAGCATGGCCAAGACGAGCGTAGTGTGTCTTTGTAGATACGACAGAACCACCAACTGAGGCCATGTCAACTATTTAACGTCATTTCTCCTGGAATATAACGCATTATTAAACAATAAAGCATGACTATTTATAACATAGTaggaattcaaaataaaaaatgtaagggagcaaccatttaacttcaaagggaGGGGGAATTATATTTTGTCTGAGACAGACGCTACATGTATCAAtccaaaagtaaaatcacaaaaaaactgaaatccgaggaaaattcagaaaggaaagtccctaatcaaatggcaaaatcaaaggctcaaacatatcaaacgaatggataacaactgtcaaattcctgacctcGAACATGCATTTTCTATTTAGAAAATGGtgcattaaacctggttttaaagctagctaaacctttcacatGTATGACAGTCCCATAAAATTCCGtattattgacaacgatgtgtgaacaaaacaagctgacataaaaggtaaaaatgtcaaaaatagtggtacagcagtcatcGTTGTGTTATAATCCTAATCATTacgtacaaaaacaaacaaatatgtcaacaaagacaaaacaaaaagacatatacacaaagttCCATGTACTGGATTCCGAAGCAACataaaacaccttacaaatatagatgtATAGTGTCTTCAAGACATTGTTCCACtgctaaattgtctattctacttccaagtacacttggtacaataacaAACCTGATAattaattgttcaaataaggcttttgaaaatagtggaattcaTTACTTTTGAAAGTTTTGGTTTTTCTACCCTTTTTACCACATTGCCTCatatttttatccaaaaaaatcacacacctaattaaacatgttaaatgggcattaaaagtcagaatgcgaatacatatgttcaaactctttaagGTCATTTTTagtaacaaacaaaagaactatgtcaattggacgtGCTTTTGATACTATAATCGCCTCTGAATTTTTATTAGATAACAATTGTGTTCGCTttagagattccgtatatcgtcatgTTATtagaattccaatggggactaactgaaCACCACTTGTtgcggacctgtttctgtattgtaaTGAGATATAATtaatgactaaaatcagcaaagacccatcgaacaACATcagatacaaaaatttaacaatacttttatataatcggatgatatattggctctcaataatgacgacttcagtatgtatactaaagaaatttatcctgttgaactaactttaaataaagctaatactaacaatgaacactgcccTTTCCTTGATCTTGATATCTAAATCATTAATGGGAAGGATAATATAGATGATTTTTTCATTTCATATCGTTAATAATCGATTTTTAGATGgtcaacattttaaagtgtttatatatctcaacttgtacgattcgctcgtttATGTAACTATGCATTAaatttagcgagagaaatttatgtattagtggaaaattattacaccagggttttcgaatTGCACAACCTagtcaaaaacatttactaaattttatcatcggtacaaggacatcctTCGTAAATACACTTCAATATGCAGacatattcatatgatgaagacataatctttcaatcagtttaattgaggtctggagctggcatgtcagtaactgctagtagtcctttgttattGTATGAACCTgactattgtcattttgtttagtttttttgttatctattctgacatcggactttttttaaactgagttttactgtgcgtattgttgtgtgttttttctacattggctagaggtatagggggtgTTTGAggtctcaaaaaacatgtttaaccccgccgcatttttgcgcctatccaacgtcaggagcctcttgcctttgttaggcttgtatgattttttatttaagtttgaTTTATAGATTTCGGAGTTAGTaggacgtccattatcactgaaatatagtatacatattttctcgctgcattgaagacccattggtggccttcagctgttatctgctctttggtcgggttgttgtctctttgacatattcgacatttccattctcaattttaaagtaaataaattGTCGTCAGATCCAACAAAGTTTGACTTATTAGCTGATCATATTTAATCTAATCTTCGATCTATCCATAGTAATTATAGTTTTTCAGATAATAAGAAAAAACTCTAAAAGAAGAACAAACACCGTTATTACAGGTCAATTACTCCAAAAAGAATTATATGTAGATCTTGCATTGCTGATCAGTTTTCTTGTAATCGGATTTAAGTTAATCTGATCATTTTTCATGTTTCTCcacctgtcagattttctcttctTACTGCGGTTTTCAAGATgatagacaaaacttgcatttaaCCCCTACGTTCTAATTTTAGCCCTGTCAGCCATGTTGGTTAACAGGCCGGGAATCgggcacattttttaaaaatctagagTTCCTATagatgagtgtggccaagttttgttaaatttagtCTAGAGTTTCAAAGACGATTATTGTATAAAGTTAACGACAACGATGGGCAACGGACATCAAATGATACTTTGAGCCAGAGGAAGTTGAAAAAAGGGGGGCCAATTTAGATAGAAAAAAACTCAGTTCAGGACAACATATTTTCATGAGCATGACCTTAGTCAGAGTAGAGTTGTATGGAAAAACTAAGTGgggtttttttctgcatttttttttttttttttttttttttgtggttgatGGTAGATTGTAGATTTTTTTGTTAAGATTTTACCACATGTTTTTTAGACGTGGGACGATATAGATGGACAATTTCACTTTTTTGACAAATTTGTAAACGTCTTCGTGAGTTTGCATAGGTACATTTTTGGGGGAGGACAGCGCAAttgtcttcaatgcaacgagaaaatcccacGCCCGAAatcgtgcttcagctggcccctgaacaaaaatgtatactagttcagtaataatggacgtccTACTAACTCCGAAATCTATAAAtcaaacttaaataaaaaaaatcatacaagcctaacaaaggcccttttttctaaaattggtatttttttcttttctttgaatttcgcgttttgtttttaatatactaGAAATAAAAACGTATAATTACAATCAATTTCTAGTATACTATCCACAGAGGTCACTggtaatttattaataaaaagatACATATATATCAATGTCTGTTGTGTGTAGTGAACTAGGCAATGgtaataaataatgtaaaaatacaGGTTTTTGCAAGCACATgattgtataacatgtataataatttgTGCAATAATTTTGAAGgatgtataaaaatatatatatattaaagggGTGCTAGAAAAAAGAAGGATGGCTAATCAAAATTGTCCTGCTCTAATCGGACCATCAATTTACAACAGAAAGATAAAACAGCTGGTAAAACCGAAACTGAAACTAGATATCaaaacaaatatgtgttgttcCACTTTTCATTTAAAGTGTGTTTAAGTATTAATTTGAAGAAATAATCATACGTACGATTGTTTGTTTACATCTGCAGGATACACACAGTTTTGATACATGTACCACTTTATTTCTAATGAGAGAAACATCGTAATCACGTGGTTTCAATAAAGTTATATTTGTTCAACTTTGCCAAAGTACATAGCGATAGGGTtcatatacacatgtacatgtatgttatatgAACTTTA
This genomic window from Mytilus galloprovincialis chromosome 9, xbMytGall1.hap1.1, whole genome shotgun sequence contains:
- the LOC143044807 gene encoding ATP-dependent RNA helicase DHX58-like isoform X3 — protein: MASVGGSVVSTKTHYARLGHAAQDLIPRFLQEVLLYYENPKNIDYSCNTNRYLLCRLKSSDWTKIKEAVTTESYKNFDIPLIYTILRNIHYSTLEPTHGWDSRTDPQPHQMKTGDDLERCRRRRNKIIHRGNTEVSDQELHEYFDEFGSIASRLQGMCNKKNNEFVLEVEDLRICNMDEDTERKYLKEIEEWRSRGNDYEEQISQLKEHLAAMGISEKQDTANVVFIKTLQETTCVEGNTVTLQCIVSGSKYKAEWLRNDEEIVYDRKRGQECLSDIIDDIHVEVYKLVISESTDEDSGTYTLKLGSKTSSCVLSITERKPSLIELRKYQEELVEIAVSGQNTIICAGTNAGKTYVAYHIIEDHLIKYPNGKVVFINKTNVLLEQQYNRACRTFTDLNIQGKIYKWDASLEAECDSFPTIIQRVSLFFCTPQSLCNHLDEKSKNKISMDLLTLIILDECHHVMGRNAFHQIMNYYRRHKFETKSGKIPQVLGLTASPGTNRADDGFSAVQHLQSLMANLDVSKLSVVRKHEQELLEYSSTPTNVQICSTKRRQDLVQDILLKAIQNVERVFSDSTVSSFLMVNGLDTKTLLTALENSPINKREKRYVHWINETKQKTESVMLMDADVPRLIHICLRLLELYVESLEINSLLEIAHVTELLTEAHGQFFYESQQANTIQERQIIDALKDVTSVLREMRHEVENNPDVNEIIRTLVHEYEILKEDSRFIVFVKTRASAKALAKRLPECLKATHLTGRTKAKDKAGLHIEQQLEVMERFREGEHLCIVATSVACEGLDIPQCNLMIRYKFRADEISSYQMRGRIRNKGGKEVILATSEDFKRETQNIVRQYYMKNAIEQVIDLDLTANIAIAEQGIYASEIQERLIQQRQADSKSIGAFTVHCRLCGIPVTDGDFIRHINRTHYIVYDKTIFSQIKCKSFEKVKQIDKIKKTQSVDGKICGHSWGVILVYKECAFLAIAKAKVSFFDKNSKQLVKFKKWAEFPYRIDEVTDEEVNKYFSE
- the LOC143044807 gene encoding ATP-dependent RNA helicase DHX58-like isoform X4, giving the protein MASVGGSVVSTKTHYARLGHAAQDLIPRFLQEVLLYYENPKNIDYSCNTNRYLLCRLKSSDWTKIKEAVTTESYKNFDIPLIYTILRNIHYSTLEPTHGWDSRTDPQPHQMKTGDDLERCRRRRNKIIHRGNTEVSDQELHEYFDEFGSIASRLQGMCNKKNNEFVLEVEDLRICNMDEDTERKYLKEIEEWRSRGNDYEEQISQLKEHLAAMGISEKQDTANVVFIKTLQETTCVEGNTVTLQCIVSGSKYKAEWLRNDEEIVYDRKRGQECLSDIIDDIHVEVYKLVISESTDEDSGTYTLKLGSKTSSCVLSITERKPSLIELRKYQEELVEIAVSGQNTIICAGTNAGKTYVAYHIIEDHLIKYPNGKVVFINKTNVLLEQQYNRACRTFTDLNIQGKIYKWDASLEAECDSFPTIIQRVSLFFCTPQSLCNHLDEKSKNKISMDLLTLIILDECHHVMGRNAFHQIMNYYRRHKFETKSGKIPQVLGLTASPGTNRADDGFSAVQHLQSLMANLDVSKLSVVRKHEQELLEYSSTPTNVQICSTKRRQDLVQDILLKAIQNVERVFSDSTVSSFLMVNGLDTKTLLTALENSPINKREKRYVHWINETKQKTESVMLMDADVPRLIHICLRLLELYVESLEINSLLEIAHVTELLTEAHGQFFYESQQANTIQERQIIDALKDVTSVLREMRHEVENNPDVNEIIRTLVHEYEILKEDSRFIVFVKTRASAKALAKRLPECLKATHLTGRTKAKDKAGLHIEQQLEVMERFREGEHLCIVATSVACEGLDIPQCNLMIRYKFRADEISSYQMRGRIRDKGGREVILASSEDFERETKNILRQYYMKNAIEQVIDLDLTAHIAIAERGIYASEVQGRLLQQRQSDSKTIGAYTVNCKFCGKPIADGQFIRNIKRKITIIFDKTILTRIRREPLKKITKFDTIKKTERVFGNICGHNWGVILVYQQCDFVAISKDKVNFFDKFSKDLVKFKKWPEFPYRIDEVSDEEVQRYLSQ